Sequence from the Streptosporangium brasiliense genome:
ACGGCTATGCGACCGAGGCGGCCCGGGGCGCGGTCGAGCGCGGTTTCGCCTCCGGGCTGGAGGAGGTCTACGCCCTGACGATGCCGGACAACGCGGCGTCCATGGCCGTCTGCCGCCGGCTCGGCATGACCGCCCTCGGCCGGACCCGGCGCTTCTTCGACCTGGAGTCGGAGATGTTCCGGCTGTCCCGGGAGCTCTGACCTCCGGGGACGGAGCCGTGGCCGCGGCGGCGCCGCCCCCGCGGCCGCCGGCCGGACGGGGCCCGGTCCGCGCGGCGCCGCCGTCCGCACGGGCTAGCCGGAGAGCTGCTCCAGCGCCCTGACCAGGGAGGCGGTGCTCCGGTCGCGGAGCGGGGCGTAGTCCGCCTCCGGATACTGGCGGGGGCCGTTCTCCACCAGAATGATCAGCGCGAGGTAGAGGCGGTAGAGGGCCAGCCGGGCCCGGGCGGAGTCGGTGAACTCCACCACGCCGCCCGCCTCCCGGTATCCCGCCACGATCTCGTCGGCCTCGTCCAGCTCACCGAAGATCGTCGGAGTGACGAAGTCGGCCAGCGGGTCGCCCCAGAACGCCCGCTCGTGGTCGATGATGGCCTGGATGCGCGGGGCGTCGCCGGGAGTCAGGAAGACGTTGCCCGGCCACACGTCGAAGTGGACCAGGGACGGCGCCGTCACCTCCTCCAGCACACCCGCGTTCGCCTCGATCACCGCCGAGATCTCGGCGGCCGGCCTCGGCAGCGGCGTCGCGTAACGGCGCGCGTCGGCCAGGATCGCGCCGGTCATCGTCAGGAAGGCGGCCCGCCAGGTGCCGCCGG
This genomic interval carries:
- a CDS encoding phosphotransferase family protein, whose protein sequence is MDSRTKRPLTAAELDALARRALGSGVTASAELTDGFANAVWRLTLEDGREVVLKLSPPPELEQLRYERNLLRTEAMVYALAGPAGVPGPELLCAGFDDPVLGGDYLVLSALGGVPWNRVSPAEADQRALRRELGGHLARLNAVTGDVYGYPHAGLTGGTWRAAFLTMTGAILADARRYATPLPRPAAEISAVIEANAGVLEEVTAPSLVHFDVWPGNVFLTPGDAPRIQAIIDHERAFWGDPLADFVTPTIFGELDEADEIVAGYREAGGVVEFTDSARARLALYRLYLALIILVENGPRQYPEADYAPLRDRSTASLVRALEQLSG